Proteins from one Streptomyces sp. NBC_00390 genomic window:
- a CDS encoding ArsR family transcriptional regulator — protein sequence MIRIHFTAADFARVRFASRPAPLQELNAALMTMTRPTDELLFGHWRRRLLRSLPATVLPLRDLVPADEAPRFIDVLGDSLRESLDLVRASQPDLVRSEIERVYARRTSPVPPWIRDLHRGDADAWDILRRAQHAAFDAVVRPVWPVVQHLHQAEFTRHALAVAEHGTGAVLASLVPGARLRDDVWEFEGSGARDVALRGRGVVLLPTFHWTAHPVVSCVPDRPVIVSYPAGPGLPLSPAGPGSTDDALAGVLGRTRFEALLLLAQEHTTSRLARRLGVSNATASAHAAALRGAGLITTVRAGRAVLHQRTALGSLLVQRRGSCRGNASGSHTPPDSPWPS from the coding sequence GTGATCCGGATCCATTTCACGGCCGCCGACTTCGCCCGCGTCCGCTTCGCGTCCCGTCCGGCTCCGTTGCAGGAACTGAACGCGGCCCTCATGACGATGACCCGCCCCACCGACGAGTTGCTCTTCGGCCACTGGCGACGACGACTGCTGCGGTCCTTGCCCGCCACCGTCCTGCCGCTGAGGGACCTGGTCCCCGCGGATGAGGCCCCCCGGTTCATCGACGTGCTCGGCGACTCTTTGCGGGAGAGTCTGGATCTCGTCCGGGCCTCACAACCGGACCTGGTCCGCTCCGAGATCGAGCGGGTGTACGCCCGGCGCACCTCCCCGGTTCCGCCGTGGATCCGAGACCTGCACCGGGGCGACGCCGATGCATGGGACATCCTGCGTCGCGCACAGCATGCGGCGTTCGATGCGGTGGTGCGCCCCGTATGGCCTGTGGTGCAGCACCTGCACCAGGCGGAATTCACCCGTCACGCCCTGGCCGTGGCCGAGCACGGCACAGGCGCCGTGCTCGCCTCGCTGGTCCCCGGCGCCCGGCTGCGGGACGACGTCTGGGAGTTCGAGGGATCCGGTGCGCGGGACGTCGCGCTGCGCGGTCGCGGTGTGGTGCTCCTGCCCACGTTCCACTGGACGGCCCATCCCGTCGTCTCCTGTGTGCCCGACCGCCCCGTGATCGTGAGCTACCCGGCCGGTCCGGGCCTGCCGCTCTCGCCGGCCGGCCCGGGCAGCACGGACGACGCGCTGGCCGGGGTGCTCGGGCGCACCCGCTTCGAGGCTCTGCTCCTGCTCGCGCAGGAGCACACGACCAGCCGACTCGCCCGGCGGCTGGGCGTCAGCAATGCCACCGCTTCCGCTCATGCCGCCGCGCTGCGCGGCGCCGGCCTGATCACCACGGTCCGCGCCGGGCGGGCGGTCCTGCATCAACGCACTGCTCTGGGGAGCCTCCTGGTTCAGCGACGGGGCAGCTGCCGGGGAAACGCAAGCGGCTCGCACACGCCACCGGACAGCCCCTGGCCCTCCTAG
- a CDS encoding VOC family protein, producing MLTTPYVTGTPNWIDLGTPDMDAAETFYRGVFGWSFRSAGPDAGGYGMFQLEGRTAAGAMTVPPEQGPPAWSVYFQSPDLDATAKTVMDNGGGVALEPMDVFDLGRMAIFTDPAGARYAAWQPGKNKGLDVVNDPGAVVWLELYTPEPDAALNHYAAVFGWETSTMPLPDGSGTYTMVNPAGAGADAMFGGFVPLASDPLEAQGDPYWLPYFAAANCDATVAIAQQLGATVRMAPVEMEGVGRFAKLADTAGAKFAVMQGVETPA from the coding sequence ATGCTCACCACCCCTTATGTCACCGGCACCCCGAACTGGATCGACCTCGGGACGCCGGACATGGACGCCGCGGAAACCTTCTACCGGGGCGTGTTCGGCTGGTCCTTCCGGTCGGCAGGACCCGACGCGGGCGGCTACGGCATGTTCCAGCTGGAGGGCAGGACCGCCGCGGGCGCGATGACTGTCCCCCCGGAGCAGGGCCCGCCCGCCTGGAGCGTGTACTTCCAGTCGCCGGACCTCGATGCCACGGCGAAAACGGTCATGGACAACGGCGGCGGCGTCGCACTCGAACCCATGGACGTCTTCGACCTGGGCCGAATGGCGATCTTCACCGACCCGGCCGGCGCCCGCTACGCCGCCTGGCAGCCCGGCAAGAACAAGGGCCTGGACGTCGTGAACGATCCCGGCGCCGTGGTCTGGCTGGAGCTCTACACCCCGGAGCCCGATGCGGCGCTCAATCACTACGCCGCGGTCTTCGGCTGGGAGACCTCCACCATGCCGCTGCCGGACGGGAGCGGCACGTACACCATGGTGAACCCGGCCGGAGCGGGCGCGGACGCCATGTTCGGCGGCTTCGTACCCCTCGCCTCGGACCCGCTGGAAGCGCAGGGCGACCCGTACTGGCTGCCGTACTTCGCGGCCGCCAACTGCGACGCGACGGTGGCCATTGCCCAGCAGCTGGGAGCGACGGTCCGGATGGCCCCGGTGGAGATGGAGGGCGTGGGCCGCTTCGCCAAGCTGGCCGACACGGCGGGCGCGAAGTTCGCGGTCATGCAGGGTGTGGAGACGCCGGCCTGA
- a CDS encoding alpha/beta hydrolase family protein encodes MLQEDSGPGRAGTTGVGRRTVAKSAVLAVATLLAGGGGVAHAHAPGRTRARGSGDVVVRLPSPTGPHRIGVTTLHLVDRSRRDPWVPEIPVREVMVTVFYPARTVRGYPLAPQMAADAVDLFKAIDASVHHLPANGVNWAATMTHAHTDAPAQPVRRPVLVYSPGGGDPRTMGTGVAEELASHGHVVVTIDHPGDASEVSFPGGMTGRDKVRHTVFTGDPRQDPQLFRTAFDTRIADTRFVLDQLEVLAAGRNPDAQGRALPQDLGRALDLRRVGMYGHSAGGTTAAETMYEDRRIRAAVNMEGYLDHPPKAPGKEGELFPVARYGVDRPLLLLGTDGFIDRRGLECSWSAMLAHPQGRTRRRGLHNAAHWVFTDYAAIAPQLQAAGVMAAGDRINLVGAIAPARSVPAVRHCMLSFFSRHLHPH; translated from the coding sequence ATGTTGCAAGAAGACTCCGGCCCTGGGCGGGCGGGTACCACCGGCGTAGGCCGACGGACCGTCGCCAAGTCGGCCGTATTGGCAGTGGCGACGCTGCTCGCGGGCGGTGGTGGCGTCGCACATGCACACGCCCCGGGACGAACACGGGCGCGGGGCAGCGGTGATGTCGTCGTGCGGCTGCCGTCGCCGACCGGTCCGCACCGGATCGGGGTGACCACGCTCCATCTGGTCGATCGTTCCCGGCGCGACCCGTGGGTCCCTGAGATCCCCGTCCGGGAAGTGATGGTCACCGTTTTCTATCCGGCCCGCACCGTCCGCGGATACCCGCTCGCTCCGCAGATGGCCGCCGATGCCGTCGATCTGTTCAAGGCGATCGACGCGTCCGTGCACCACTTGCCGGCGAACGGCGTGAACTGGGCGGCCACCATGACGCATGCGCACACGGACGCACCCGCGCAGCCCGTGCGGCGCCCGGTGCTGGTCTACAGCCCGGGAGGCGGCGACCCGCGCACGATGGGCACCGGGGTCGCCGAAGAGCTGGCGAGCCACGGCCATGTGGTGGTGACCATCGATCACCCCGGCGATGCCAGTGAAGTCTCGTTCCCTGGCGGGATGACGGGGAGGGACAAGGTCCGCCACACGGTGTTCACGGGAGATCCCCGGCAGGACCCACAGCTCTTCCGCACCGCGTTCGACACCCGGATCGCGGACACCCGGTTCGTGCTGGACCAGCTGGAAGTCCTGGCGGCCGGACGGAACCCGGACGCCCAGGGACGTGCCTTGCCGCAGGATCTCGGCCGTGCGCTGGACCTGCGGCGTGTGGGCATGTACGGCCACTCAGCGGGAGGCACCACCGCCGCCGAGACGATGTACGAGGATCGCCGCATCCGTGCCGCGGTCAACATGGAAGGCTATCTGGACCACCCGCCCAAGGCACCGGGAAAGGAAGGTGAGTTGTTTCCCGTCGCCCGGTACGGGGTGGACCGGCCGCTGCTTCTGCTGGGAACCGACGGCTTCATCGACCGACGCGGGCTGGAGTGTTCCTGGTCGGCCATGCTCGCCCACCCGCAAGGGCGCACCCGTCGGCGTGGGCTTCACAACGCCGCGCACTGGGTGTTCACCGACTACGCCGCCATCGCGCCCCAGTTGCAGGCCGCGGGGGTGATGGCCGCCGGCGACCGGATCAACCTGGTCGGTGCGATCGCCCCGGCGAGATCGGTGCCCGCAGTGCGTCATTGCATGCTCTCGTTCTTCTCCCGGCACCTGCATCCGCACTGA
- a CDS encoding recombinase family protein produces MIVCVELLRLSKAAKRLGIHPMTLRQWALDGKIPYMWVGRERRFSSVDVETMKRGSNSSRPRLELLYVRVSGSSGQVSSLEAQEQELRATSTGEIVKVLRDRASGLKENRPGLNRVLAMVSDGSVTVVRVTHEDRLARFGVGWLKRLFAVYGVAVEVLHPKKLGCRDETGEEWDAVRAAIPGGEYLPSSIIRSRTRQIVSFERSNGRLPADLFELESTPRVPHMLLLAACDGQQATVERSATEPTKALLRLQLPTRPDPQAYRDWTWVECAIALPPTVPANAVIHLPTLRITGGKVRADLAYTHAVPKTQRTGHKVALGVDWGLNTLLSAGAGRLHPDGKITALGIGGQFRAAGILAKQHRLRKISERLHAKADQYARLADSALDGKAATLAEEIRRVSERRSNLNDALAWAGARWAVDQAVAAGATVIYLEDLRSMEAGGMGRTHNIRMSQTVRGQIADRMRHLAAETGIAVVTVPPRNTSKHCPSCLTPLRHRKAPDRPTVRDGSGPSAPAAAGRATGTKEPGDGSPPAASPTRPRPSSTAPAARW; encoded by the coding sequence GTGATCGTGTGCGTGGAGTTGCTGCGTTTGTCCAAGGCTGCGAAGCGTCTCGGGATACACCCGATGACGCTTCGTCAGTGGGCTCTCGACGGCAAGATCCCGTACATGTGGGTCGGTCGCGAGCGCCGGTTCTCCTCGGTTGACGTGGAGACCATGAAGCGTGGCAGTAATTCCTCCCGTCCGCGGCTGGAGCTTCTGTACGTACGCGTGTCCGGCTCGTCCGGGCAGGTGTCTTCGCTGGAAGCTCAGGAGCAGGAACTGCGGGCCACCTCGACCGGTGAGATCGTCAAGGTTCTCCGCGACCGTGCCTCGGGCCTGAAGGAGAACCGGCCGGGTCTGAACCGGGTGTTGGCGATGGTGTCGGACGGCTCGGTGACCGTGGTCCGCGTGACGCACGAGGATCGGCTGGCGCGTTTCGGGGTGGGTTGGCTGAAGCGGCTGTTCGCCGTGTACGGGGTCGCCGTGGAAGTGCTGCACCCGAAGAAGCTCGGCTGCCGCGACGAAACTGGCGAGGAGTGGGACGCGGTACGTGCCGCGATACCGGGCGGCGAGTACCTGCCGTCCAGCATCATCCGGTCCCGAACCCGCCAGATCGTCTCGTTCGAGCGGAGCAACGGGCGGCTGCCGGCCGACCTGTTCGAGCTGGAGTCGACGCCGCGTGTGCCGCACATGCTGCTCCTCGCCGCGTGTGACGGACAGCAGGCCACCGTCGAGCGGTCCGCCACGGAGCCGACGAAGGCCCTGCTGCGTTTGCAACTGCCCACCCGCCCGGACCCGCAGGCATACCGCGACTGGACCTGGGTGGAGTGCGCGATCGCGCTGCCGCCCACGGTCCCGGCGAACGCGGTCATCCACCTGCCCACCCTGCGCATCACGGGCGGGAAAGTCCGTGCCGACCTCGCCTACACCCACGCCGTGCCGAAGACCCAGCGCACCGGGCACAAGGTGGCGTTGGGTGTGGACTGGGGCCTGAATACCCTCCTCAGCGCAGGCGCGGGCCGACTCCACCCCGACGGGAAGATCACCGCCCTCGGCATCGGCGGTCAGTTCCGTGCCGCCGGGATACTCGCCAAGCAGCACCGGCTGCGGAAGATCTCCGAGCGCCTGCACGCCAAGGCCGACCAGTACGCCCGCCTTGCCGACTCCGCCCTGGACGGCAAGGCCGCCACGCTGGCGGAGGAGATCCGCCGTGTCTCCGAGCGCCGCTCGAACCTCAACGACGCCCTCGCCTGGGCCGGCGCTCGCTGGGCCGTGGACCAGGCCGTCGCGGCCGGGGCCACGGTCATCTACCTCGAAGACCTCCGGTCGATGGAAGCCGGCGGCATGGGCCGCACCCACAACATTCGCATGTCCCAGACCGTGCGCGGTCAGATCGCCGACCGCATGCGGCACCTCGCCGCCGAGACCGGTATCGCCGTCGTCACCGTCCCACCGCGCAACACCTCCAAGCACTGCCCCAGCTGCCTCACCCCGCTGCGGCACCGCAAGGCCCCCGATCGGCCCACCGTGCGGGATGGAAGTGGGCCATCTGCCCCGGCTGCCGCTGGCAGGGCGACCGGGACCAAGGAGCCTGGCGACGGATCGCCGCCCGCGGCCTCGCCCACCAGACCAAGACCGTCGTCGACCGCGCCAGCGGCACGATGGTGA
- a CDS encoding multicopper oxidase domain-containing protein, translating to MDRRSFNRRMLAGGAVAATSVTSLSLASASNAAPVATGAPETAPAGGRVRHLKLVAEKLADGRMGYGLEQGKATVPGPLIELVEGDTLHIEFENLMDVPVSLHPHGVDYDIANDGTRMSKSHVEPGATRTYTWRTHAPGKRTDGTYRPGSAGYWHYHDHVVGTDHGTGGIRKGLYGAVVVRRKGDILPDKQFTIVFNDMTINNRPAADPPDFQATVGDRVEIIMITHGEYYHTFHMHGHRWADNRTGLLSGPEDVSRVIDNKITGPADSFGFQIIAGEHVGAGAWMYHCHVQSHSDMGMAGLFLVAKPDGTIPGHEPHHPAAAKPGAGGHDH from the coding sequence ATGGACAGACGGAGCTTCAACCGGCGGATGCTCGCGGGTGGCGCGGTCGCCGCGACGAGTGTGACATCGTTATCACTTGCTTCCGCCTCCAACGCGGCGCCGGTTGCCACAGGCGCACCGGAGACTGCCCCGGCCGGCGGTCGGGTACGCCATCTCAAGCTCGTCGCCGAGAAACTGGCCGACGGCCGGATGGGATACGGCCTGGAGCAGGGCAAGGCGACGGTCCCGGGCCCGCTGATCGAACTCGTCGAGGGCGACACCCTCCATATCGAGTTCGAGAACCTGATGGACGTGCCGGTCAGCCTCCACCCGCACGGAGTGGACTACGACATCGCCAACGACGGCACCCGCATGAGCAAGAGCCATGTCGAACCCGGCGCCACACGCACCTACACGTGGCGCACCCACGCGCCCGGCAAGCGCACCGACGGCACCTACCGTCCGGGGAGCGCCGGTTACTGGCACTACCACGACCACGTGGTGGGCACGGACCACGGCACCGGGGGCATCCGCAAGGGCCTCTACGGTGCGGTTGTGGTGCGCCGCAAGGGCGACATCCTGCCGGACAAGCAGTTCACCATCGTCTTCAACGACATGACGATCAACAACCGCCCTGCCGCCGACCCGCCCGACTTCCAGGCCACCGTGGGTGATCGCGTCGAGATCATCATGATCACGCACGGCGAGTACTACCACACCTTCCATATGCACGGTCACCGCTGGGCGGACAACAGGACGGGCCTGCTCTCCGGCCCCGAAGACGTCAGCCGCGTGATCGACAACAAGATCACCGGCCCCGCGGACTCCTTCGGTTTCCAGATCATCGCGGGCGAGCATGTCGGCGCGGGCGCGTGGATGTACCACTGCCACGTCCAGAGCCACTCGGACATGGGCATGGCCGGCCTCTTCCTGGTGGCCAAGCCGGACGGCACGATCCCGGGCCACGAGCCGCACCACCCCGCGGCCGCAAAGCCGGGGGCCGGCGGGCACGACCACTAG
- a CDS encoding carboxymuconolactone decarboxylase family protein yields the protein MSTERRASEQARQDRFDHGMEVLGRVDGEAGRRVVDSLADVSPELGHQIVAWAFGDIYDRPGLAPRDRQLVTLGMLTALGGCEPQLEIHINAALNVGLAPEEIVEALLHSAVYCGMPRALNATFVAKKVFGERGLLPVATQ from the coding sequence ATGAGCACCGAACGCCGGGCCTCCGAGCAGGCCCGCCAAGACCGCTTCGACCACGGGATGGAGGTACTCGGCCGCGTCGACGGCGAGGCCGGCCGCAGGGTCGTCGACTCGCTTGCCGACGTATCGCCCGAGCTGGGCCACCAGATCGTCGCCTGGGCCTTCGGCGACATCTACGACCGGCCCGGCCTCGCGCCCCGCGACCGGCAGCTCGTCACACTCGGGATGCTCACGGCCCTCGGCGGGTGCGAGCCGCAGCTCGAGATACACATCAACGCCGCACTCAATGTGGGGCTCGCACCCGAGGAGATCGTGGAGGCGCTGCTGCATTCGGCCGTCTACTGCGGCATGCCCAGGGCGCTCAACGCCACGTTCGTCGCCAAGAAGGTCTTCGGCGAGCGGGGGCTCCTGCCCGTCGCGACGCAGTAG
- a CDS encoding putative T7SS-secreted protein, whose translation MPEYPYLGWDPVPGSPTAIDALQKKLTTSATALGTAHKLVEQLLGESSHWRGEAATAFRDSLDGELPRHLKNAHRSVSKAAAQLRTWHDNLVGYQATATRYETRAKLDHAALSRAESHHDAVSATPEIARSELSAATAAVTSAREALATVRAQARELEETHRAEASRIAKSLTEATDRLAPREPGVMDQVLKWIDEDLGDLLSDVSAIAGFLALAIGPVFPPAGLVLMLVATGASIGALTLHLADSKMRKSLKDGFTKGEFDADFWDSAVTLTGDALGSVPGVAAIAHGAKSARTAVQAASAAADSGTLAATVAGGRGFSSGVWNATDDLRQVENPLTEWALQSTPRYVKEGVKYTFAGAGAATAITHLSPYDDHETVAHTGTAVDGTRAVLDDGPSSMAKAAQAWTSLAR comes from the coding sequence ATGCCTGAGTATCCGTACCTGGGCTGGGACCCCGTGCCGGGCAGCCCCACGGCGATCGATGCCCTGCAGAAGAAGCTCACGACGTCGGCGACGGCACTGGGCACCGCCCACAAGCTGGTCGAGCAGCTCCTGGGCGAGAGTTCGCACTGGCGCGGCGAAGCGGCGACGGCGTTCCGCGACTCGCTGGACGGCGAGCTCCCCCGCCACTTGAAGAACGCCCACCGCTCGGTGTCGAAGGCGGCGGCCCAACTGCGCACCTGGCACGACAACCTGGTGGGCTACCAGGCGACGGCGACGCGCTACGAGACCCGCGCGAAGCTCGACCATGCGGCACTGTCCCGGGCGGAGTCCCACCACGACGCGGTCAGCGCCACGCCGGAGATCGCCCGGTCCGAACTCTCGGCGGCGACGGCCGCGGTGACGAGCGCCCGGGAGGCCCTGGCCACGGTCCGGGCCCAGGCCCGCGAACTGGAGGAGACGCACCGGGCGGAGGCGTCACGCATCGCGAAGTCGCTGACCGAGGCGACGGACAGGTTGGCGCCGCGGGAGCCGGGGGTGATGGACCAGGTTCTGAAGTGGATCGACGAGGACCTGGGGGATTTGCTGTCCGATGTTTCCGCCATCGCGGGCTTCCTGGCCTTGGCCATCGGCCCGGTCTTTCCGCCGGCGGGGCTGGTGCTGATGCTGGTGGCGACGGGTGCCAGCATCGGCGCTCTCACACTGCATCTGGCGGATTCCAAGATGCGCAAGTCTCTCAAGGACGGTTTCACCAAAGGCGAGTTCGACGCCGACTTCTGGGACAGCGCGGTCACGTTGACGGGCGACGCGCTCGGCTCGGTTCCCGGCGTCGCCGCGATCGCGCACGGTGCGAAGTCCGCGAGGACTGCAGTCCAGGCTGCGAGTGCTGCGGCGGATTCCGGCACGCTTGCGGCGACGGTTGCGGGCGGGCGGGGGTTCTCCAGCGGCGTATGGAACGCAACGGACGACCTGCGTCAAGTGGAGAACCCGCTCACTGAGTGGGCGCTGCAGAGTACGCCGCGGTACGTGAAGGAAGGTGTCAAGTACACGTTCGCAGGGGCAGGAGCAGCAACGGCGATCACGCATCTCTCGCCGTACGACGATCACGAGACCGTTGCCCACACCGGCACGGCCGTTGATGGCACTCGCGCCGTGCTCGACGACGGCCCCAGCTCTATGGCCAAGGCTGCTCAAGCCTGGACTTCACTGGCACGCTGA
- a CDS encoding WhiB family transcriptional regulator translates to MPINIITDQELSWQETALCAQAGPEFFFPAPGSSTREAKQLCGACEGRVACLEYALANDERFGVWGGLSEKERHSLRRAERTPR, encoded by the coding sequence ATGCCGATCAACATCATCACCGACCAAGAACTCTCCTGGCAGGAGACCGCGTTGTGCGCCCAGGCCGGCCCGGAGTTCTTCTTCCCGGCCCCAGGCTCATCCACCCGCGAGGCCAAGCAACTGTGCGGGGCGTGCGAGGGCCGCGTGGCGTGCCTGGAGTACGCGCTCGCCAACGACGAGCGGTTCGGCGTCTGGGGCGGCCTCTCGGAAAAGGAACGCCACAGCCTCCGGCGCGCGGAGCGCACGCCGCGCTGA